The proteins below are encoded in one region of Myxocyprinus asiaticus isolate MX2 ecotype Aquarium Trade chromosome 13, UBuf_Myxa_2, whole genome shotgun sequence:
- the LOC127450785 gene encoding serine/threonine-protein kinase LMTK2-like isoform X1 produces MMEALRGGVYVCLLGFVTLAQAAPVSYTHSGESAGDVDVSLTISLLLSLAVLVALAVLLLNCASCCKEQVINFKEFEDHFEDEVDFTPPAEDTPSMQSPAEVYTLAVPPVHLPGPPHLQLPSITGLLDVSSGPHVARHSLSYIQEIGNGWFGKVLLSEIYADPGVARAVVKELKANASAKEQNEFLQQGDPYRVLQHPNILQCLGQCVEAIPFLLVFEYCELGDLKSYVSQHEWLYRNGELLQLQKMACEIAAGVTHMHKHNFLHSDLALRNCYLTTDLTVKVGDYGIGPANYKEDYITTEDDQCVALRWLAPELIGELHGGVVTSEQTKPSNVWALGVTLWELFEGANKPYPHLSDREVLNHVLKDQQVRLLKPQLDLPYSERWYEVLQFCWLPADKRATAEEIHRLLTYLRMQGQKDVEDDFEQRWSSLKPNPTTRQATVIHSSFPILEQFDDGREPDEVLTVTETSHGLSFEYVWEAAKHDLYDSHNRSAMDTTLNYHSMFFPVPRQDIQAHFPDTESQTEAGRVPGTLPVFDAHKASSGNEYFIKLEELDESDIGMEESQGAEGTSASEQQQYIVLQDVRLDESSTDADFFHQSIDSKDSYLQDSHIWSSSEHESPYHTNIFSVGDVKLEDSHAFSGGFIELPEMNLPKRECDGESNGTEANDRFQKSFLEVGPEAIHLEISDRESADVMKLLNTEKLTENFLFLKDNGLIKEKPASSQPDSRSFQETVSSIIDTSISDSVNLTAENSTQLKDEFLDLLSPILEDFLSPLIGNETTVPSDMLITGETCSNQLPDTNGSLHSTKAGACSSSESTSESVEVIVNSPSNSHQSLESATTDSLCIDAKPPSLEECFGASKENGQYLGISDLAELNFTTSPVGDYTEGGLTESLTSNDSMSDIIMELDKKMGKDIPPSEVIVQDETLLDNHVTQDMSSLLVSDSCLEISQDSLLEDSTSSTLPTIENLAETPDSLDSLDMQRDVVHGEPLETTVNKLQNPYKAADSGYETENLESPEWNSQTSVRDSSEEDGIVLAVEPISTLVPPLIIVSEVESAPDVQVNGDGVDHQQEPGDVPLSGNYRDSAYFSDNDELDKKSDDINVSSLTDSSFWHQSNRVVDESDATEAVVVNEEHLLSKTDISTESAGPTSPESDDGDLQTRASPLPEMVLTTEEYWSQDKSVFVDGSEFSDLVSDQTYYIAAPEHAATSTTSTQPSTDIMVHAKLTRTYAGEGTKKKEPDMEGRYLGKLDGSSLEYVPEDGMEADEEDENSDESDEDMRAYRLHSSSSECSEDDIVHPIPVIISDHSNSLNLKSLLKPKSLQTAKPASEESSDKRGVSFFDDVTVYLFDQETPTKELGEHTHDPSSQVSDFSSPVASSSYLNRFTNSESSTDEEGGAFEWDDDFPSPEPSFLSKATSDHAASRTSGTSAASKYFSPPPANRTLEQSWNTPSNYSRFSISPANIASFSLTHLTDSDTEQGGSGEDGEKD; encoded by the exons gAGAGTCTGCTGGAGACGTGGATGTCTCTCTGACCATCTCGCTGCTTTTGTCTCTGGCGGTGTTAGTGGCTCTTGCTGTGTTGCTGCTTAACTGTGCGTCCTGCTGCAAAGAGCAAGTGATCAACTTTAAG GAATTTGAAGACCACTTTGAGGATGAGGTTGATTTCACCCCCCCAGCAGAGGACACCCCCTCTATGCAGTCCCCTGCGGAGGTTTATACACTTGCTGTTCCACCCGTGCACCTCCCTGGACCCCCTCACCTCCAACTGCCCAGCATAACAG GTCTTTTAGATGTTTCGTCGGGTCCGCATGTGGCACGGCACTCTCTCAGTTACATTCAAGAGATCGGGAACGGCTGGTTTGGGAAG GTTCTGCTCAGTGAGATCTACGCGGACCCTGGAGTTGCCCGTGCAGTTGTGAAAGAGCTGAAGGCCAACGCCAGTGCCAAAGAGCAGAATGAGTTCCTGCAGCAGGGAGACCCGTACAG GGTTCTGCAGCATCCTAATATACTGCAGTGTCTCGGTCAGTGTGTGGAAGCCATACCTTTCCTGTTGGTTTTTGAGTACTGTGAACTG GGGGACCTGAAGAGTTATGTATCGCAACATGAGTGGTTGTACAGGAATGGAGAACTACTACAGCTGCAGAAAATGGCCTGCGAGATCGCCGCTGGGGTCacccacatgcacaaacacaactTCTTGCACAG TGATTTGGCTTTAAGGAACTGCTATCTTACAACAGACCTGACTGTCAAAGTTGGAGACTATGGCATTGGCCCTGCAAATTATAag gAGGATTACATCACCACGGAGGATGACCAGTGTGTGGCTCTGCGCTGGCTTGCCCCTGAGCTGATTGGTGAACTGCATGGAGGAGTGGTTACATCAGAACAGACTAAACCCAGCAATGTTTG GGCATTAGGTGTGACATTGTGGGAGCTGTTTGAGGGTGCAAATAAGCCATATCCTCACCTGTCAGATAGAGAAGTGCTCAACCATGTGCTCAAAGATCAACAAGTCAGACTTCTCAAGCCTCAGCTGGACTTACCCTACTCAGAAAGATG GTATGAAGTTCTGCAGTTTTGCTGGCTGCCTGCAGATAAGAGGGCCACTGCTGAAGAAATCCACCGCTTGCTCACTTATCTCCGTATGCAGGGCCAGAAAGATGTGGAGGATGACTTCGAGCAGCGCTGGAGCTCTCTCAAACCAAATCCCACCACTCGCCAAGCCACCGTCATTCACTCCTCTTTCCCCATCCTGGAGCAGTTTGATGACGGACGAGAACCAGATGAGGTGCTCACGGTGACCGAAACGAGTCACGGGCTAAGTTTCGAATATGTGTGGGAGGCAGCCAAGCATGACCTCTATGACAGCCACAATCGCTCTGCCATGGACACTACCCTGAATTACCACAGTATGTTCTTTCCAGTGCCACGGCAAGACATTCAGGCTCACTTCCCTGACACTGAGAGTCAGACAGAAGCTGGCAGAGTTCCGGGAACCTTGCCGGTTTTTGATGCACATAAAGCGTCTTCTGGAAATGAGTACTTTATTAAGTTGGAGGAGTTGGATGAAAGTGACATTGGGATGGAGGAAAGTCAAGGTGCTGAGGGCACCAGCGCatcagagcagcagcagtacatagTCTTACAGGATGTCAGATTGGATGAGTCCAGTACAGATGCCGATTTCTTCCATCAGAGCATTGACTCCAAAGACTCTTACCTTCAGGATAGCCACATATGGTCCTCAAGTGAACATGAGAGCCCTTACCATACAAACATTTTCAGTGTTGGTGATGTAAAATTGGAAGATTCTCATGCATTCAGTGGAGGTTTTATAGAGCTCCCAGAGATGAATTTGCCGAAGAGGGAGTGTGATGGGGAATCCAATGGTACAGAGGCGAATGACAGATTTCAGAAGTCTTTTTTAGAGGTTGGACCAGAAGCTATTCATCTGGAGATCTCTGATCGGGAGAGTGCAGATGTGATGAAACTTCTTAACACTGAGAAACTCACTGAAAACTTTTTGTTCCTCAAAGACAACGGCCTGATTAAGGAGAAACCTGCTTCCTCTCAGCCTGACTCAAGAAGTTTTCAGGAGACAGTAAGCTCCATCATTGACACCAGTATCTCAGATAGTGTAAACCTTACAGCCGAGAATTCTACACAGCTTAAGGATGAATTCTTGGACTTATTAAGCCCTATTTTAGAAGATTTTCTGTCGCCTTTGATAGGAAATGAAACAACGGTGCCTTCAGATATGTTAATAACAGGAGAAACCTGTAGCAACCAGCTGCCAGACACAAATGGCTCTTTACATTCCACAAAAGCTGGGGCTTGCTCTTCTTCCGAATCTACCTCTGAGAGTGTTGAGGTCATTGTCAACAGTCCGTCCAATAGTCATCAGTCCCTTGAAAGTGCCACTACAGATTCTTTGTGCATAGATGCCAAACCCCCTAGCCTTGAAGAATGTTTTGGAGCCTCTAAGGAGAATGGGCAGTATCTAGGAATCAGTGACTTAGCTGAGCTTAACTTTACTACTTCACCTGTTGGTGATTATACTGAAGGTGGCCTCACTGAAAGTCTAACAAGTAACGACTCAATGAGTGATATCATAATGGAGCTGGACAAGAAGATGGGCAAGGATATTCCACCATCAGAAGTCATCGTTCAAGATGAAACTTTGTTGGACAACCATGTAACTCAGGACATGTCCTCACTGTTGGTGTCAGACTCTTGTCTTGAAATTAGTCAAGACAGCCTCCTGGAAGACAGCACCTCATCCACTCTTCCAACCATTGAGAATTTGGCTGAAACACCGGATTCGTTAGATTCTCTTGATATGCAGAGGGACGTGGTACATGGAGAGCCCTTAGAAACCACTGTCAATAAGCTTCAAAACCCCTACAAAGCCGCCGACAGTGGGTACGAAACAGAAAATCTAGAGTCACCCGAGTGGAACTCACAGACAAGCGTGAGGGATTCCTCAGAAGAGGATGGGATAGTTCTTGCTGTGGAGCCTATTTCTACACTGGTTCCTCCGTTGATTATAGTGTCTGAGGTGGAGAGTGCACCTGATGTTCAGGTAAACGGTGATGGGGTTGATCACCAGCAAGAACCTGGTGATGTTCCCTTGAGTGGAAACTACAGAGATTCGGCTTACTTTTCAGACAATGACGAGCTAGATAAGAAGAGTGATGACATCAATGTAAGCAGTCTGACAGATTCTTCATTTTGGCACCAGAGTAATCGTGTTGTTGATGAAAGTGATGCAACTGAAGCAGTTGTAGTTAATGAGGAGCATTTGCTGTCCAAGACAGATATATCCACAGAATCTGCAGGTCCTACTTCTCCAGAATCAGATGATGGTGATTTACAGACTAGAGCATCTCCTCTCCCAGAGATGGTTCTTACCACTGAGGAGTATTGGAGCCAGGATAAATcagtgtttgtggatggatcTGAGTTTTCTGATCTTGTCTCAGACCAAACTTATTATATTGCAGCCCCAGAACATGCAGCAACATCCACTACCTCAACGCAGCCCTCCACTGACATCATGGTCCATGCAAAGCTAACAAGAACATATGCTGGTGAGGGAACGAAGAAGAAGGAGCCAGATATGGAGGGGAGATATCTAGGCAAGCTGGATGGATCCTCTCTGGAATACGTGCCAGAGGATGGGATGGAGGCTGATGAAGAAGATGAGAATAGTGATGAATCAGACGAGGACATGCGTGCTTACCGATTACACAGTTCTAGCTCTGAGTGTAGTGAGGATGATATTGTGCATCCCATACCTGTTATCATCTCGGACCACAGTAATTCCCTCAACCTCAAAAGTCTGCTGAAGCCCAAGTCCCTTCAGACTGCTAAACCAGCATCAGAAGAGAGCAGTGATAAACGTGGGGTTTCTTTCTTTGATGATGTCACCGTCTACCTTTTTGACCAG GAAACCCCAACAAAGGAACTTGGGGAGCATACACATGACCCCAGTAGTCAAGTGTCTGATTTTAGCAGTCCAGTGGCCTCCTCCAGCTACCTAAATAGATTTACCAACTCTGAAAGCTCAACAGATGAAGAAG GTGGTGCATTCGAGTGGGATGATGACTTCCCATCTCCAGAGCCCAGTTTCCTTTCAAAGGCAACCAGTGATCATGCTGCAAGTAGGACAAGTGGGACTTCGGCAGCTTCAAAGTATTTCTCCCCACCCCCTGCCAACCGCACCCTAGAGCAGAGCTGGAACACCCCCTCCAACTACTCCCGCTTCTCCATCTCCCCAGCCAACATTGCTAGCTTCTCCCTCACCCACCTAACAGACTCCGACACTGAACAAGGGG
- the LOC127450785 gene encoding serine/threonine-protein kinase LMTK2-like isoform X2, producing MQSPAEVYTLAVPPVHLPGPPHLQLPSITGLLDVSSGPHVARHSLSYIQEIGNGWFGKVLLSEIYADPGVARAVVKELKANASAKEQNEFLQQGDPYRVLQHPNILQCLGQCVEAIPFLLVFEYCELGDLKSYVSQHEWLYRNGELLQLQKMACEIAAGVTHMHKHNFLHSDLALRNCYLTTDLTVKVGDYGIGPANYKEDYITTEDDQCVALRWLAPELIGELHGGVVTSEQTKPSNVWALGVTLWELFEGANKPYPHLSDREVLNHVLKDQQVRLLKPQLDLPYSERWYEVLQFCWLPADKRATAEEIHRLLTYLRMQGQKDVEDDFEQRWSSLKPNPTTRQATVIHSSFPILEQFDDGREPDEVLTVTETSHGLSFEYVWEAAKHDLYDSHNRSAMDTTLNYHSMFFPVPRQDIQAHFPDTESQTEAGRVPGTLPVFDAHKASSGNEYFIKLEELDESDIGMEESQGAEGTSASEQQQYIVLQDVRLDESSTDADFFHQSIDSKDSYLQDSHIWSSSEHESPYHTNIFSVGDVKLEDSHAFSGGFIELPEMNLPKRECDGESNGTEANDRFQKSFLEVGPEAIHLEISDRESADVMKLLNTEKLTENFLFLKDNGLIKEKPASSQPDSRSFQETVSSIIDTSISDSVNLTAENSTQLKDEFLDLLSPILEDFLSPLIGNETTVPSDMLITGETCSNQLPDTNGSLHSTKAGACSSSESTSESVEVIVNSPSNSHQSLESATTDSLCIDAKPPSLEECFGASKENGQYLGISDLAELNFTTSPVGDYTEGGLTESLTSNDSMSDIIMELDKKMGKDIPPSEVIVQDETLLDNHVTQDMSSLLVSDSCLEISQDSLLEDSTSSTLPTIENLAETPDSLDSLDMQRDVVHGEPLETTVNKLQNPYKAADSGYETENLESPEWNSQTSVRDSSEEDGIVLAVEPISTLVPPLIIVSEVESAPDVQVNGDGVDHQQEPGDVPLSGNYRDSAYFSDNDELDKKSDDINVSSLTDSSFWHQSNRVVDESDATEAVVVNEEHLLSKTDISTESAGPTSPESDDGDLQTRASPLPEMVLTTEEYWSQDKSVFVDGSEFSDLVSDQTYYIAAPEHAATSTTSTQPSTDIMVHAKLTRTYAGEGTKKKEPDMEGRYLGKLDGSSLEYVPEDGMEADEEDENSDESDEDMRAYRLHSSSSECSEDDIVHPIPVIISDHSNSLNLKSLLKPKSLQTAKPASEESSDKRGVSFFDDVTVYLFDQETPTKELGEHTHDPSSQVSDFSSPVASSSYLNRFTNSESSTDEEGGAFEWDDDFPSPEPSFLSKATSDHAASRTSGTSAASKYFSPPPANRTLEQSWNTPSNYSRFSISPANIASFSLTHLTDSDTEQGGSGEDGEKD from the exons ATGCAGTCCCCTGCGGAGGTTTATACACTTGCTGTTCCACCCGTGCACCTCCCTGGACCCCCTCACCTCCAACTGCCCAGCATAACAG GTCTTTTAGATGTTTCGTCGGGTCCGCATGTGGCACGGCACTCTCTCAGTTACATTCAAGAGATCGGGAACGGCTGGTTTGGGAAG GTTCTGCTCAGTGAGATCTACGCGGACCCTGGAGTTGCCCGTGCAGTTGTGAAAGAGCTGAAGGCCAACGCCAGTGCCAAAGAGCAGAATGAGTTCCTGCAGCAGGGAGACCCGTACAG GGTTCTGCAGCATCCTAATATACTGCAGTGTCTCGGTCAGTGTGTGGAAGCCATACCTTTCCTGTTGGTTTTTGAGTACTGTGAACTG GGGGACCTGAAGAGTTATGTATCGCAACATGAGTGGTTGTACAGGAATGGAGAACTACTACAGCTGCAGAAAATGGCCTGCGAGATCGCCGCTGGGGTCacccacatgcacaaacacaactTCTTGCACAG TGATTTGGCTTTAAGGAACTGCTATCTTACAACAGACCTGACTGTCAAAGTTGGAGACTATGGCATTGGCCCTGCAAATTATAag gAGGATTACATCACCACGGAGGATGACCAGTGTGTGGCTCTGCGCTGGCTTGCCCCTGAGCTGATTGGTGAACTGCATGGAGGAGTGGTTACATCAGAACAGACTAAACCCAGCAATGTTTG GGCATTAGGTGTGACATTGTGGGAGCTGTTTGAGGGTGCAAATAAGCCATATCCTCACCTGTCAGATAGAGAAGTGCTCAACCATGTGCTCAAAGATCAACAAGTCAGACTTCTCAAGCCTCAGCTGGACTTACCCTACTCAGAAAGATG GTATGAAGTTCTGCAGTTTTGCTGGCTGCCTGCAGATAAGAGGGCCACTGCTGAAGAAATCCACCGCTTGCTCACTTATCTCCGTATGCAGGGCCAGAAAGATGTGGAGGATGACTTCGAGCAGCGCTGGAGCTCTCTCAAACCAAATCCCACCACTCGCCAAGCCACCGTCATTCACTCCTCTTTCCCCATCCTGGAGCAGTTTGATGACGGACGAGAACCAGATGAGGTGCTCACGGTGACCGAAACGAGTCACGGGCTAAGTTTCGAATATGTGTGGGAGGCAGCCAAGCATGACCTCTATGACAGCCACAATCGCTCTGCCATGGACACTACCCTGAATTACCACAGTATGTTCTTTCCAGTGCCACGGCAAGACATTCAGGCTCACTTCCCTGACACTGAGAGTCAGACAGAAGCTGGCAGAGTTCCGGGAACCTTGCCGGTTTTTGATGCACATAAAGCGTCTTCTGGAAATGAGTACTTTATTAAGTTGGAGGAGTTGGATGAAAGTGACATTGGGATGGAGGAAAGTCAAGGTGCTGAGGGCACCAGCGCatcagagcagcagcagtacatagTCTTACAGGATGTCAGATTGGATGAGTCCAGTACAGATGCCGATTTCTTCCATCAGAGCATTGACTCCAAAGACTCTTACCTTCAGGATAGCCACATATGGTCCTCAAGTGAACATGAGAGCCCTTACCATACAAACATTTTCAGTGTTGGTGATGTAAAATTGGAAGATTCTCATGCATTCAGTGGAGGTTTTATAGAGCTCCCAGAGATGAATTTGCCGAAGAGGGAGTGTGATGGGGAATCCAATGGTACAGAGGCGAATGACAGATTTCAGAAGTCTTTTTTAGAGGTTGGACCAGAAGCTATTCATCTGGAGATCTCTGATCGGGAGAGTGCAGATGTGATGAAACTTCTTAACACTGAGAAACTCACTGAAAACTTTTTGTTCCTCAAAGACAACGGCCTGATTAAGGAGAAACCTGCTTCCTCTCAGCCTGACTCAAGAAGTTTTCAGGAGACAGTAAGCTCCATCATTGACACCAGTATCTCAGATAGTGTAAACCTTACAGCCGAGAATTCTACACAGCTTAAGGATGAATTCTTGGACTTATTAAGCCCTATTTTAGAAGATTTTCTGTCGCCTTTGATAGGAAATGAAACAACGGTGCCTTCAGATATGTTAATAACAGGAGAAACCTGTAGCAACCAGCTGCCAGACACAAATGGCTCTTTACATTCCACAAAAGCTGGGGCTTGCTCTTCTTCCGAATCTACCTCTGAGAGTGTTGAGGTCATTGTCAACAGTCCGTCCAATAGTCATCAGTCCCTTGAAAGTGCCACTACAGATTCTTTGTGCATAGATGCCAAACCCCCTAGCCTTGAAGAATGTTTTGGAGCCTCTAAGGAGAATGGGCAGTATCTAGGAATCAGTGACTTAGCTGAGCTTAACTTTACTACTTCACCTGTTGGTGATTATACTGAAGGTGGCCTCACTGAAAGTCTAACAAGTAACGACTCAATGAGTGATATCATAATGGAGCTGGACAAGAAGATGGGCAAGGATATTCCACCATCAGAAGTCATCGTTCAAGATGAAACTTTGTTGGACAACCATGTAACTCAGGACATGTCCTCACTGTTGGTGTCAGACTCTTGTCTTGAAATTAGTCAAGACAGCCTCCTGGAAGACAGCACCTCATCCACTCTTCCAACCATTGAGAATTTGGCTGAAACACCGGATTCGTTAGATTCTCTTGATATGCAGAGGGACGTGGTACATGGAGAGCCCTTAGAAACCACTGTCAATAAGCTTCAAAACCCCTACAAAGCCGCCGACAGTGGGTACGAAACAGAAAATCTAGAGTCACCCGAGTGGAACTCACAGACAAGCGTGAGGGATTCCTCAGAAGAGGATGGGATAGTTCTTGCTGTGGAGCCTATTTCTACACTGGTTCCTCCGTTGATTATAGTGTCTGAGGTGGAGAGTGCACCTGATGTTCAGGTAAACGGTGATGGGGTTGATCACCAGCAAGAACCTGGTGATGTTCCCTTGAGTGGAAACTACAGAGATTCGGCTTACTTTTCAGACAATGACGAGCTAGATAAGAAGAGTGATGACATCAATGTAAGCAGTCTGACAGATTCTTCATTTTGGCACCAGAGTAATCGTGTTGTTGATGAAAGTGATGCAACTGAAGCAGTTGTAGTTAATGAGGAGCATTTGCTGTCCAAGACAGATATATCCACAGAATCTGCAGGTCCTACTTCTCCAGAATCAGATGATGGTGATTTACAGACTAGAGCATCTCCTCTCCCAGAGATGGTTCTTACCACTGAGGAGTATTGGAGCCAGGATAAATcagtgtttgtggatggatcTGAGTTTTCTGATCTTGTCTCAGACCAAACTTATTATATTGCAGCCCCAGAACATGCAGCAACATCCACTACCTCAACGCAGCCCTCCACTGACATCATGGTCCATGCAAAGCTAACAAGAACATATGCTGGTGAGGGAACGAAGAAGAAGGAGCCAGATATGGAGGGGAGATATCTAGGCAAGCTGGATGGATCCTCTCTGGAATACGTGCCAGAGGATGGGATGGAGGCTGATGAAGAAGATGAGAATAGTGATGAATCAGACGAGGACATGCGTGCTTACCGATTACACAGTTCTAGCTCTGAGTGTAGTGAGGATGATATTGTGCATCCCATACCTGTTATCATCTCGGACCACAGTAATTCCCTCAACCTCAAAAGTCTGCTGAAGCCCAAGTCCCTTCAGACTGCTAAACCAGCATCAGAAGAGAGCAGTGATAAACGTGGGGTTTCTTTCTTTGATGATGTCACCGTCTACCTTTTTGACCAG GAAACCCCAACAAAGGAACTTGGGGAGCATACACATGACCCCAGTAGTCAAGTGTCTGATTTTAGCAGTCCAGTGGCCTCCTCCAGCTACCTAAATAGATTTACCAACTCTGAAAGCTCAACAGATGAAGAAG GTGGTGCATTCGAGTGGGATGATGACTTCCCATCTCCAGAGCCCAGTTTCCTTTCAAAGGCAACCAGTGATCATGCTGCAAGTAGGACAAGTGGGACTTCGGCAGCTTCAAAGTATTTCTCCCCACCCCCTGCCAACCGCACCCTAGAGCAGAGCTGGAACACCCCCTCCAACTACTCCCGCTTCTCCATCTCCCCAGCCAACATTGCTAGCTTCTCCCTCACCCACCTAACAGACTCCGACACTGAACAAGGGG